A single Pseudomonas sp. MM223 DNA region contains:
- the yecS_4 gene encoding L-cystine transport system permease protein YecS (*Name yecS_4) has translation MDLSLIQRTYPFFMDAAWVTVQISLLSLLLGLCLAIVLVALRLSPIIILRWAANIYVSVFRGTPCLVQLFIIYFGGPQIGIELEPFSAAVIGLGMNIAAYMSASIRGAIDNVDPGQAEGARSIGFSRRQTLLYIIIPQAMKLMIRPLGVNAIGLIKGSALVSAISVVELTYTAQRFISSTYKPFEIFMVSALLYIVMVYAVKCLVEVLDRRYATK, from the coding sequence ATGGACCTGTCATTGATCCAACGCACCTACCCGTTTTTCATGGACGCCGCTTGGGTAACTGTGCAGATTTCGTTGCTTTCACTGCTACTGGGTTTATGCCTGGCCATCGTGCTGGTGGCGCTCAGATTGTCGCCGATCATTATCTTGCGATGGGCAGCCAACATTTACGTCAGCGTATTTCGCGGCACACCTTGCCTGGTGCAGTTGTTCATTATCTACTTTGGCGGGCCACAAATCGGCATCGAGCTGGAGCCATTTTCTGCTGCGGTGATCGGTTTAGGCATGAATATCGCGGCGTATATGTCGGCGTCCATTCGAGGTGCTATCGATAACGTCGACCCCGGCCAGGCGGAGGGCGCAAGGTCGATTGGTTTCAGCCGCAGGCAGACGCTGTTGTACATCATCATTCCCCAGGCAATGAAGTTGATGATCAGACCGCTTGGGGTCAATGCCATCGGCCTGATCAAGGGGTCTGCACTGGTCTCGGCCATTTCCGTGGTTGAACTGACTTACACGGCGCAGCGCTTCATCAGCTCAACCTACAAACCGTTCGAGATATTCATGGTGTCGGCGTTGCTTTATATCGTCATGGTCTACGCGGTCAAGTGCCTGGTGGAAGTACTGGACCGGCGATACGCGACCAAATGA
- the yecS_5 gene encoding L-cystine transport system permease protein YecS (*Name yecS_5) has protein sequence MEGFNLSVITPYYEMLATGLWWTVVMFLCSSVISLAVGVLFALIDLYAPKAMALPVRFVTWLLMGTPLLLQLYLIYYGLVQVGIDIPALAAGIIGLSLHFAVYNADVIKSGIEAVDPGQIEGARSIGLSRAMTQRYIIVPQALRKTIAPLGNNLIVLLKDTSLVSIIGIAELVYSAQLAVSETYSPFEFYIAVAVIYYVANLVLEAGLHLIEAKVEMSR, from the coding sequence GTGGAAGGATTCAACCTGAGTGTCATCACGCCTTACTATGAAATGCTGGCAACCGGCCTGTGGTGGACGGTTGTCATGTTTCTCTGTTCCAGTGTCATCAGCCTGGCCGTGGGCGTGCTGTTTGCCTTGATCGACCTGTATGCGCCGAAAGCCATGGCGTTGCCTGTGCGTTTCGTGACCTGGTTGTTGATGGGTACGCCATTGTTGCTGCAACTGTACCTGATCTATTACGGGCTGGTGCAGGTAGGTATCGATATCCCGGCGCTGGCTGCAGGGATTATCGGGCTAAGCCTGCATTTTGCGGTGTATAACGCGGACGTGATCAAGTCCGGGATCGAAGCGGTTGACCCCGGCCAGATAGAAGGTGCCCGCTCGATCGGCCTGAGCAGGGCAATGACCCAGCGCTACATCATTGTGCCCCAGGCACTTCGAAAAACCATTGCGCCGCTAGGCAACAACCTCATTGTGTTGCTGAAGGACACTTCACTGGTATCGATCATTGGTATTGCCGAACTCGTCTACAGCGCCCAATTGGCTGTCAGCGAAACGTACAGCCCGTTTGAATTCTATATCGCCGTCGCAGTGATCTACTACGTGGCCAACCTGGTGCTCGAGGCTGGGTTGCATCTTATTGAAGCAAAGGTCGAGATGTCACGATGA
- the glnQ_4 gene encoding Glutamine transport ATP-binding protein GlnQ (*Name glnQ_4) codes for MNNNAMVEVKGARKAYGTLEVLKGIDLSVSRGQIFAIIGPSGSGKSTLLRSINHLEVLNGGEIWLDGDQVNRPLKGRAFEQHINRVRQQMGMVFQHFNLFPHLTVSENIAIGPMKLKGYSKTAARALALEYLQKVGLGNKIDEYPSRLSGGQKQRVAIARALAMQPKVMLFDEATSALDPELVEEVNLVMKQLAAEHMTMLIVTHEMRFAGEVADQIVFMDGGVVVEQGAPSEILSNPVQDRTRAFLKKHLHDR; via the coding sequence ATGAACAACAACGCTATGGTAGAAGTGAAGGGCGCTCGCAAAGCCTACGGCACGCTTGAGGTGCTCAAGGGCATCGATCTGTCCGTTTCGCGTGGGCAGATCTTTGCCATTATCGGCCCGAGTGGCTCTGGCAAAAGTACTCTGCTGCGGTCGATCAACCACCTCGAAGTGCTCAATGGCGGTGAAATCTGGCTGGATGGCGATCAGGTCAACCGGCCCTTGAAAGGCCGCGCCTTCGAGCAGCACATCAACCGGGTACGCCAGCAAATGGGCATGGTGTTTCAACACTTCAATCTGTTCCCGCACCTTACTGTCAGCGAAAACATCGCGATAGGCCCAATGAAGCTTAAAGGCTATTCGAAAACTGCGGCCAGGGCGCTGGCGCTGGAGTACCTGCAGAAAGTCGGGCTGGGTAACAAGATCGACGAGTACCCGTCGCGTTTGTCCGGTGGGCAAAAACAGCGCGTTGCCATTGCCCGGGCGTTGGCCATGCAACCCAAGGTCATGTTGTTCGATGAAGCGACCTCAGCACTGGACCCGGAACTTGTGGAGGAAGTAAACCTGGTCATGAAGCAACTGGCGGCCGAGCACATGACCATGTTGATCGTCACGCATGAGATGCGCTTTGCCGGTGAGGTTGCTGACCAGATCGTGTTCATGGATGGCGGGGTGGTCGTCGAGCAGGGCGCGCCAAGCGAAATCCTGAGCAATCCAGTGCAAGACCGTACCCGGGCTTTTCTGAAGAAGCACCTGCATGACCGCTAG
- the gabP_4 gene encoding GABA permease (*Name gabP_4), whose protein sequence is MPIQSEHDPRLKRSLKTRHISMLALGGVIGAGLFVGSSAVIASTGPGAFLTYAITGIIVALVMRMLGEMAAAHPTKGSFVDYARMAFGRPAGYMTGWLYWYFWVIVVGFEAVVGGQIINGWFPDIPVWVIALGLMISMTLLNMMSVHSFGEAEYWFAGVKVAAIAVFLLVAGAYVFHLWPNSTATFDNLTQHGGFLPHGVGALFTGVVVVIFSMTGVEVATLAAAESEDPTRNIRKAVNTVMVRILVFFVLATFFIVVAQPWTSLTPGKSPFVTTLEHIGIPGAGEMLTAVILVAVLSVLNAGLYTSSRLLFVLASNDEAPRWIAGVNKKGVPVRGVLASTLVGYGCVVIAALWPDTVFQFLINSSGTVFLFVYLMICLSQLKLRRKWVEEGSLKFAMWAHPWLPLLVTASIIAVLVSMAFDPSMQMSLLQCVIAIFAIAASYLALSFSRKRQRAVKGQPVTTA, encoded by the coding sequence ATGCCTATTCAATCAGAGCATGATCCGCGCCTTAAACGATCATTGAAAACCCGACACATCAGCATGCTTGCCTTGGGCGGGGTAATTGGCGCTGGCCTGTTCGTGGGCTCCAGCGCGGTCATCGCCTCAACCGGTCCGGGTGCGTTCCTCACCTATGCAATCACCGGCATCATCGTTGCCTTGGTCATGCGAATGCTCGGTGAGATGGCAGCAGCACATCCCACGAAAGGTTCTTTTGTTGACTACGCCCGAATGGCGTTCGGCCGGCCGGCTGGGTACATGACCGGTTGGCTGTACTGGTATTTCTGGGTCATTGTGGTTGGCTTCGAGGCCGTGGTTGGCGGCCAGATCATCAATGGCTGGTTCCCGGATATTCCGGTCTGGGTCATTGCCCTGGGGCTCATGATCAGCATGACCCTGCTTAACATGATGTCGGTGCACTCCTTTGGTGAGGCCGAATACTGGTTTGCCGGGGTCAAAGTCGCCGCTATCGCCGTGTTCCTGCTCGTGGCGGGCGCGTATGTGTTCCATCTGTGGCCGAACTCGACTGCCACGTTCGACAACCTGACCCAGCACGGCGGCTTCTTGCCCCACGGCGTTGGTGCGTTGTTCACGGGCGTTGTTGTGGTGATCTTCTCGATGACAGGTGTCGAGGTCGCGACACTCGCCGCGGCAGAGTCGGAAGACCCTACTCGCAACATACGCAAGGCAGTGAACACCGTCATGGTTCGCATCCTGGTGTTCTTTGTGCTGGCCACTTTCTTCATCGTTGTCGCCCAGCCATGGACCAGCCTGACCCCAGGCAAATCGCCCTTCGTGACCACACTGGAGCACATTGGCATTCCCGGTGCTGGCGAGATGCTCACTGCTGTCATTCTGGTTGCTGTGCTGTCGGTACTCAACGCTGGCCTCTACACCTCTTCGCGCTTGCTGTTTGTCTTGGCCTCCAATGACGAGGCACCTCGCTGGATTGCTGGCGTAAACAAAAAGGGCGTGCCGGTTCGTGGCGTGCTTGCCTCCACCTTGGTGGGCTATGGCTGCGTGGTCATTGCAGCGCTGTGGCCGGACACGGTGTTCCAGTTCCTGATCAACTCCTCGGGCACGGTGTTCTTGTTTGTCTACCTGATGATCTGCCTGTCGCAGCTCAAACTGCGCCGCAAGTGGGTAGAAGAGGGCAGCCTGAAGTTCGCCATGTGGGCCCACCCATGGCTGCCGCTGCTGGTCACCGCCTCGATCATCGCCGTCCTGGTCAGCATGGCATTCGACCCCTCCATGCAGATGAGCCTGCTGCAGTGCGTGATAGCCATCTTCGCCATTGCTGCTTCGTACCTGGCACTGAGCTTCTCGCGCAAGCGTCAGCGAGCCGTCAAAGGCCAGCCCGTTACCACTGCTTAG
- the puuB_5 gene encoding Gamma-glutamylputrescine oxidoreductase (*Name puuB_5), with protein sequence MSAKYELSQLPNKPLWFAPSPSRERLEGAIQADVVIVGAGYTGLWTAYYLLKSDPSLRVVLLEKNEVGFGASGRNGGWASAIFPISLHRVEQLYSHNAALQLQAAMNETVDEIGRVLALEGVDADYAKQGFLSLARSKPQMERARAAVESSARFGLPDQWRVLEAAEAQARIGAQETLGGLYTEHCALIHPGKLVRGLAKLVEGLGAKIYEQSAVTQMAPGAVHTAHGSVRAEMTVRATEAFTSQQPGHSRFVIPLYSLVLATEPLPGDLLAKLKLDHRMAFNDMRHLRVYGQVTAEGRLVFGGRGAPYNWGSRMSAEDDLVDNIHGKIYDTLLEFFPALRDARITHRWGGALGVSRDWCPTVSIDRNKRMAWAGNYVGDGVATSNLAGRLLRNFILERDEEINTLPLVNHRSPSWEREPLRWFGINSGLAAASLSDIEERFTHKPSRTAMLLEKLTGAH encoded by the coding sequence ATGTCAGCGAAATACGAATTGTCCCAGTTGCCGAACAAACCGCTGTGGTTCGCGCCAAGCCCGTCGCGTGAGCGACTGGAGGGTGCGATCCAGGCCGATGTCGTCATCGTCGGAGCTGGTTACACAGGGCTTTGGACAGCCTACTACCTGCTCAAGAGTGATCCTTCTCTGCGCGTAGTTCTGCTGGAGAAAAACGAAGTCGGTTTTGGTGCCTCCGGGCGCAATGGTGGTTGGGCATCGGCGATTTTCCCGATCTCGCTGCACCGCGTAGAGCAACTGTATTCGCACAATGCGGCTCTGCAGCTGCAGGCTGCCATGAACGAAACAGTCGATGAGATTGGCCGGGTACTGGCTCTGGAAGGCGTGGATGCTGACTATGCCAAGCAAGGCTTCTTGTCGCTGGCGCGTAGCAAGCCGCAGATGGAGCGGGCCCGGGCAGCAGTCGAGTCTTCGGCACGCTTCGGGCTCCCCGATCAGTGGCGCGTGCTTGAGGCTGCTGAAGCCCAAGCACGCATTGGAGCCCAAGAAACGCTGGGTGGCCTTTATACCGAGCACTGCGCGCTGATCCACCCTGGCAAGCTGGTCCGCGGTTTGGCGAAGCTGGTTGAAGGCCTGGGCGCGAAAATTTATGAGCAGTCAGCAGTCACTCAGATGGCGCCGGGTGCGGTGCACACTGCCCATGGTTCGGTGCGCGCCGAAATGACTGTGCGTGCCACTGAGGCATTTACTTCCCAACAGCCTGGGCACTCGCGTTTTGTCATTCCGCTGTACTCGTTGGTCCTGGCCACCGAGCCACTGCCTGGCGATTTGCTAGCCAAGCTCAAACTCGATCACCGCATGGCCTTCAACGACATGCGTCACCTGCGCGTTTACGGTCAGGTGACGGCGGAGGGCAGGTTGGTCTTCGGTGGTCGCGGGGCACCCTATAACTGGGGCTCGCGCATGTCTGCCGAGGACGATCTGGTGGACAACATCCACGGCAAGATCTACGACACCCTGCTCGAGTTCTTCCCGGCGCTGCGCGATGCACGCATCACTCACCGTTGGGGCGGTGCGCTAGGCGTCTCGCGCGACTGGTGCCCAACTGTGAGCATCGATCGCAACAAGCGCATGGCCTGGGCGGGTAACTATGTCGGTGACGGCGTAGCCACCAGTAACTTGGCTGGGCGCCTACTGCGCAACTTTATTTTGGAGCGTGACGAGGAAATCAACACGTTGCCCCTGGTCAACCACCGCTCGCCATCCTGGGAGCGCGAACCCTTGCGTTGGTTCGGTATCAACAGCGGCCTCGCAGCGGCCTCACTGAGTGATATCGAAGAACGCTTCACCCACAAACCTTCCCGTACCGCGATGCTGCTGGAAAAGCTCACCGGCGCCCATTGA
- the bauC_2 gene encoding Putative 3-oxopropanoate dehydrogenase (*Name bauC_2) — translation MTQTIMNWISGAQAEATSGQQLPVYNPATGVVTGQVQLSAQKDVDAAVASAKAAFPAWSNLSPLRRSRVLNKFLALLNEHKDDLARMITAEHGKVFTDAQGEVMRGIEIVEFACGAPQLLKTDFTDQVSTNIDNWTLRQPLGVVTGITPFNFPVMVPMWMFPVALATGNTFVLKPSPLDPSPSLFIAELLKQAGLPDGVFNVVQGDKDAVNALIEHPDVQAVSFVGSTPIANHIYETGARHGKRVQALGGAKNHLVVMPDADIDQVVDALIGAAYGSAGERCMAISVAVFVGDDTAEKVMPKLIERTRELKVLNGTNLEAEMGPIVTRAALERITGYIEQGVKEGATMLVDGRGFNGQTAGEGCGDGFWLGGTLFDNVTPDMRIYKEEIFGPVLACMRVKVFAEAVDLINAHEFGNGVSLYTRDGHIAREFGRRIQVGMVGINVPIPVPMAWHGFGGWKKSLFGDMHAYGEEGVRFYTKQKSIMQRWPQAIAKGAEFAMPTSH, via the coding sequence ATGACCCAAACCATCATGAACTGGATCTCCGGCGCTCAGGCCGAGGCCACCAGCGGCCAGCAACTGCCGGTCTACAACCCGGCTACCGGCGTGGTCACTGGCCAGGTGCAACTGTCGGCGCAAAAAGACGTGGATGCTGCCGTGGCATCGGCCAAGGCTGCCTTCCCGGCCTGGAGCAATCTGTCGCCGCTGCGCCGCTCGCGGGTACTGAACAAGTTCCTGGCGCTGCTGAATGAGCACAAAGACGACCTGGCGCGCATGATCACCGCCGAGCACGGCAAGGTCTTCACCGACGCCCAGGGCGAAGTGATGCGTGGCATTGAGATCGTCGAATTTGCTTGCGGTGCGCCGCAACTGCTGAAAACCGATTTCACCGATCAGGTCAGCACCAACATCGACAACTGGACCCTGCGCCAGCCGCTGGGCGTGGTCACTGGTATCACCCCGTTCAACTTCCCGGTGATGGTGCCAATGTGGATGTTCCCGGTCGCCCTGGCCACCGGCAATACCTTCGTGCTCAAGCCAAGCCCGCTGGACCCGAGCCCGAGCCTGTTCATCGCCGAATTGCTGAAGCAGGCCGGCCTGCCAGATGGCGTGTTCAACGTGGTGCAGGGTGACAAGGATGCGGTAAACGCACTGATCGAGCACCCGGATGTACAGGCCGTGTCGTTCGTAGGTTCGACCCCGATCGCCAACCACATCTATGAAACCGGCGCTCGCCATGGCAAGCGCGTCCAGGCACTGGGCGGCGCGAAAAACCACCTGGTAGTGATGCCAGACGCTGATATTGACCAGGTGGTCGATGCCCTGATCGGTGCGGCATACGGTTCGGCCGGTGAGCGTTGCATGGCCATCAGCGTGGCAGTATTTGTCGGTGACGATACCGCTGAAAAAGTGATGCCCAAGCTGATCGAGCGTACCCGCGAGCTTAAAGTGCTCAACGGTACCAACCTCGAAGCCGAAATGGGCCCGATCGTTACCCGAGCTGCGCTGGAGCGTATCACCGGTTACATCGAGCAAGGTGTAAAAGAGGGCGCGACCATGCTGGTTGATGGCCGTGGCTTCAATGGCCAGACTGCCGGCGAAGGCTGTGGCGATGGTTTCTGGCTGGGCGGTACGCTGTTCGACAACGTCACTCCAGACATGCGCATCTACAAGGAAGAGATCTTCGGCCCGGTACTGGCGTGCATGCGCGTGAAAGTCTTCGCCGAGGCGGTCGACCTGATCAACGCCCACGAATTTGGCAACGGCGTTAGCCTGTACACCCGCGATGGCCATATCGCCCGCGAGTTCGGTCGCCGAATCCAGGTGGGCATGGTCGGCATCAACGTACCGATTCCAGTGCCAATGGCCTGGCATGGCTTTGGCGGCTGGAAGAAGAGCCTGTTCGGCGACATGCATGCCTATGGCGAAGAAGGCGTGCGCTTCTACACCAAGCAGAAGAGCATCATGCAGCGTTGGCCGCAAGCCATCGCCAAAGGCGCAGAGTTCGCGATGCCGACCAGCCATTAA